One genomic window of Cannabis sativa cultivar Pink pepper isolate KNU-18-1 chromosome 2, ASM2916894v1, whole genome shotgun sequence includes the following:
- the LOC133034106 gene encoding uncharacterized protein LOC133034106 — translation MATIDKSWTKIRNRGCHEFWNGLQAFLAMASEHKDCDGRIRCPCVRCINSRFEKIDRVRAHVFDRGFMQGYDKWIYHGEPEDVVDDVAVADIESEDEMIPILEDFFPPTTEDVQGEDEQPTTNPQFDDLFEEIEAELYPGCDWISSLNFLAKLLHLKVRGKIPNNIFEELLKLLKFAFPKENNIPSTYYEAKKRLKKLGLGYDNIDVCLYNCCLFYKENASKEACPVCGTRRWVTSENGKGKKVPCKVIRYFLLTPQLKRLYSSRITAKSMIWHHTGKSKDDRVLRHPVDGLAWKDFDAKHPEFARDPRNVRLGLAADGFNPFGKMSLAYSMWPVVVANYNLPPWLCMKDNYFLLSTLIPGAKSPGKDMDIFLRPLVDELKELWNNGVATRDSSTNSMFTMRAALLWTVNDFPARSSLSGWSGQGYKACPTCNEDTTSIRVIGKTSYVGHRRFLPSNHAMRRDTRFDGKVERRPPPRRFTCEEILSQVNALEPQIPGHHENFGGVKRRRVAENCNWRKKSIFYELEYWSTNILKHNIDVMHVEKNVCDSLLGTILDNDKSKDTTNARHDLKKMGIRESLWIYEDGNGRLMKPHAPYVLTREKRQLFCQFVKGIKFPDGFCSNLKSKVSPDESNIIGLKSHDCHVIMQRVLAVGVRKFLPRDTATTITQLSFFDIMIHLVLHLPEEAILGGPVFMRWMYPFERYMKKLKNYVGNKARPEGSIAEGYVADEAVTFCSMYFKGCETRFNRLDRNEDAPSVCRYLSVFNSQSRPLTSGLIKPLDHTSREKAEWYILQNSPEIKAYLDEHLDKIRHEYPNGNHDVLHRKTFRPWFHKKIYELHKLGTLQNGDELLALASGSDYLATFYEGCVVNGVRFIASKRDQKRKTQNSGVTVAGTEGFNYYGTLEDVITISYTGAYTVSLFECKWYNTNPLRKKTITENNITSINTRGYWYQDEPYILANQAKQVFYLEDPLRGRNWKVVEDISHRQIWDIIDNEDETDVDVVSDSNSANFVLTVDLGELIMQSNEPPVIVESSDQLVDSEIENNELDENYVAEEVDDLLVEHVEDENVNLVNDGNDSDSSV, via the exons ATGGCGACAATTGATAAGTCTTGGACCAAAATCAGAAATCGTGGTTGCCATGAATTTTGGAATGGTTTACAAGCCTTTTTAGCAATGGCATCAGAACATAAGGATTGTGATGGAAGAATTCGATGTCCTTGTGTGAGATGTATAAATagtaggtttgaaaaaatagataggGTTAGAGCACACGTATTTGATCGAGGTTTCATGCAAGGATATGATAAGTGGATTTATCACGGCGAGCCTGAGGATGTTGTCGATGATGTAGCAGTTGCCGATATTGAATCAGAGGATGAAATGATACCTATTCTAGAAGACTTCTTTCCCCCAACAACAGAGGATGTACAAGGAGAAGATGAACAACCAACCACAAACCCTCAGTTTGATGACTTATTTGAGGAAATTGAAGCTGAATTGTATCCCGGTTGTGATTGGATTTCGTCTCTCAACTTTTTAGCAAAGCTATTGCATTTAAAAGTTAGGGGAAAAATTCCTAATAACATCTTTGAAGAATTATTGAAGCTTTTAAAGTTTGCGTTTCCGaaggaaaataatattccaTCAACTTACTACGAGGCAAAAAAGAGATTGAAGAAATTAGGCTTGGGTTATGATAATATCGATGTCTGTTTGTATAATTGTTGCTTATTTTATAAGGAGAATGCATCCAAGGAGGCTTGTCCAGTTTGCGGAACTAGACGTTGGGTTACTTCTGAGAATGGGAAAGGAAAAAAAGTTCCTTGCAAAGTCATCCGATACTTTCTGTTGACACCTCAACTTAAAAGATTATATAGTTCGAGGATTACAGCGAAAAGCATGATATGGCATCATACtggaaaatcaaaagatgatAGGGTGTTGCGACACCCGGTCGATGGTTTAGCTTGGAAAGACTTTGATGCAAAACATCCCGAGTTTGCAAGGGACCCAAGAAATGTTCGACTTGGGTTAGCTGCTGATGgatttaatccatttggcaaaATGAGTCTTGCATACAGCATGTGGCCAGTGGTGGTAGCTAACTATAATCTACCACCTTGGTTATGTAtgaaagataattattttttgctatCTACCCTAATTCCtggtgcaaaatctccaggtaaagacatggatatatttttaagaCCTTTGGTGGATGAATTAAAGGAGTTGTGGAATAATGGGGTAGCAACGAGAGATAGTTCGACCAACTCGATGTTCACCATGCGTGCTGCGCTTTTGTGGACAGTGAATGATTTTCCTGCACGTAGTAGCTTGTCTGGGTGGAGTGGTCAAGGTTATAAAGCTTGCCCTACATGTAATGAAGACACGACGTCCATTCGAGTGATCGGGAAGACATCATATGTTGGTCATCGAAGGTTCTTGCCAAGTAACCATGCAATGAGAAGGGATACTCGATTTGATGGTAAAGTTGAAAGAAGACCTCCTCCAAGACGATTTACTTGTGAAGAAATATTATCACAAGTTAATGCTCTCGAACCCCAAATTCCCGGACATCATGAAAATTTTGGGGGCGTGAAACGTAGAAGAGTTGCAGAAAATTGTAATTGgaggaaaaaaagtattttctacGAGTTGGAGTATTGGAGCACGAATATTTTAAAACACAACATTGATGTCATGCATGTTGAAAAGAATGTGTGTGATAGTCTCCTAGGAACCATCTTGGATAATGATAAATCAAAGGACACAACTAATGCGCGCCATGATTTAAAGAAGATGGGTATTAGGGAATCGTTGTGGATTTATGAAGATGGGAATGGGAGGCTAATGAAACCGCATGCTCCTTATGTTTTGACTCGTGAGAAAAGACAACTTTTTTGTCAGTTTGTTAAAGGAATAAAGTTTCCCGATGGCTTCTGTTCAAATTTAAAGAGCAAAGTTTCTCCAGATGAGTCTAACATTATTGGGTTAAAATCCCACGATTGTCATGTCATCATGCAGCGAGTACTAGCGGTTGGTGTCCGTAAATTTCTACCTCGTGACACTGCAACAACTATTACTCAGCTGT ctttttttgacataatgatACACTTGGTATTGCATTTGCCTGAAGAAGCGATATTGGGTGGCCCGGTCTTTATGAGATGGATGTATCCTTTTGAAAGgtacatgaaaaaattgaagaattatGTGGGAAATAAGGCACGTCCTGAAGGGTCAATTGCAGAAGGTTATGTTGCTGATGAGGCAGTAACCTTTTGTTCAATGTACTTTAAAGGGTGTGAAACAAGATTTAATCGGCTTGATCGAAATGAAGATGCGCCTTCTGTTTGTCGCTATCTCTCAGTTTTTaattctcaatctcgtcctttAACTAGCGGACTTATCAAGCCTCTTGATCATACCAGTCGTGAAAAAGCTGAGTGGTACATTCTGCAAAATTCTCCTGAAATCAAAGCTTACTTAGA TGAACATTTggacaagatcaggcatgaataTCCTAATGGTAATCACGATGTCTTGCATAGGAAAACTTTCCGTCCGTGGTTTCACAAGAAG ataTATGAGTTGCACAAGCTTGGAACTTTACAAAATGGTGATGAGTTACTCGCTCTCGCTTCCGGGTCCGATTACTTAGCAACATTTTACGAAGGTTGTGTAGTGAATGGTGTTCGGTTTATTGCATCAAAGCGAGACCAAAAGCGGAAGACACAAAATAGTGGTGTTACTGTTGCTGGAACTGAAGGGTTTAATTATTACGGCACACTTGAAGATGTAATCACTATATCTTATACTGGTGCATATACAGTGTCATTGTTTGAATGTAAATGGTATAACACTAATCCATTAAGAAAGAAGACAATCActgaaaataatataactagTATAAATACTCGTGGATATTGGTATCAAGATGAACCGTACATCCTTGCTAACCAGGCGAAGCAAGTTTTCTATCTTGAAGATCCACTCAGAGGTCGCAATTGGAAGGTTGTTGAAGATATTAGCCATCGACAAATTTGGGACATTATTGACAACGAAGATGAGACTGATGTAGATGTTGTTAGTGATTCTAACTCTGCCAATTTTGTGTTGACGGTTGATCTTGGAGAGTTGATTATGCAATCGAATGAACCTCCAGTAATTGTTGAATCGTCCGATCAATTAGTGGATTCTGAGATAGAGAATAATGAACTTGATGAAAATTATGTTGCTGAAGAAGTAGATGATTTACTAGTTGAACATGTAGAGGATGAAAATGTAAACTTAGTGAATGATGGAAATGATAGTGATTCTTCAGtgtaa